The window AGAAACCCAGCATTGGATAGGCTGCCCGTTTCGAGGGTTACTCGAGGAGCGAAGGGTATTCTAGCGATGATTCAAGAGAGTTAGTATACGGGCAAAATAAAATTCATATTATTTCGGGTTTATTTTAATTATTAATCATTAATATTAAGTTTATATTTAATTAACTTAATATAACTTATTTGATAATATTATTGAGTGTAATGTGTTGGTATTTTTAAAAAATAAGTATTTTTTTAAGGAATTAATTTGGTCTTTTTTTCTAAAGAGTATTATATTTTGTATACTTTTTTTGTAATATTGACTTTAAATTATTTGAAAAATTATTAGGAAAACTATTCATTAACTATTTCATATTTTATGTTTCTAATAGTAATTGAATTATTGTTTAATTTATATATTTTAAACTATTTTCGTAATTTTATATGGTTATGATTAGTGACTTTATAATTTTTCAGATAACTTTATATTCTCTGAAAATATAATATTAATTAAATAAAATTAAAGGAGTCTGAATATTATGGATAATATAATTGCAACAACAACATTGTATAAAAATTATCAGTTAGCCATCCCTAAAGCTATACGTAATAAACTCACAGATTTAACTATAGAGGATACAATCATTGATTGGTCTATTAATGAAAATAATGAAATTGTAATCAAACCAAGAAAAAAAGTAAATCTGGAGGATGTATTGGGCATTATTGAAGATGATGATCCAAGAGATGCCGTTGAACTAAAAAGGAGTTTATACAAATGAAAATTTTATTGGACTCATCATTCATCATTGCAATATTTAGAAAAAATGACCCGCTACATCAAAGAGCAATAAAAAACAAAGAAATTCTAGATAATGATTGTTACATCTCAAATGGGATAGTGTCTGAAGTAATAACAATATTGGGCCAAAAAACAAAGGATATTGCATTAGTTAGACTTGCATATAACTATATGAAAGATAATTTCACAATCATCAATGAATCAGACATTAACATGTACAATGATAATGTATTTGCAATTTTTGAAAAATACAATAAAAATAAATTCAAATTGGGATTTATAGATTGTTCAGAAGTTGTTATATATGAATATTATAAATTAGATTATGTTGCAAGCTTTGATGGGGAATTCAAACTATTTGATGAAATTAAATTAATGGACTTAAAATAAGAAATAATTTAATTATTGGCAGATTTGCATAAAAATGCCCTAATCTTATAAATAAAAACACCAAAATATTATAAGATTTATATGAAATGTTTTCCATCTTTAAATGCGTCCCCAACTTTTTCACCCAGTGTGAAATAACTATTGCTGAATGAATCATAGAATACCATATTAATCTTGGTGGAATCAATCTTTCCTTTTTCATTTAAAATGGATTCATCTGCCAGTAGATTAACAATACGGGCAAGTACTGTAGTGAAATTATCTGTTTCGACAAATTCTATAAGTTCACATTCGATAACAAGTGGACTACCTTCAATTACAGGGGCATTTACGTTTGAACTTCTTTGAGCTTTCAGTCCGGTTTTTTCAAACTTGTCCGGCACCCTATGTCCTGAAACCAGACCGAAATAATCCACTTCTTTTACCATGTCCTTACTGACTAATGTAAGAGTCAATGCTTTTCTTTTTTCAATGTTTTCGTGAGTCTTCTTGCCAGGTCCTATGCATAATGCAAGGTCTCCTGCATTTGTTCTTGCAACTTCATGCAAATTCATCACATTAACAGTCTCATCATCATTATATGTGGCCACCATAAACACTGGAGCCGGGTGTCCGTAAAAAAATGCTCTTGCACCTAATTCTTTCATTAAAATGCTCTCCCCTTAGGATAAAAATAAATTAATCCTTATTAATTTTTCTTATTTAATTATTTAAACTATTTTATATTTTTTTATTTTTATAATTTTTAAACATTGGGATGAAAATAAATGAATAAAAAATATATATGCTTCTTCGTTGCATATTTATAATTCGAGAGCTAAAAGGAATAAATATTTTGTATTGTATACGGCAATATGAAATCTATATTATTTTTTAAAAATTTAAACATATTACTCTTATTAACATCATAGAATAAGTCTTTTTTTTAAGAATCAATTTGGCATTTTTAGCGGGTGTTTATACTTGGTATAGTTTTGAGTTTATATTTGGTGGGGAGTAATCTTTATATATGAGTTATGAATATATATTCATAATACCTGAAGACACATTTTGGGGGAGAGTTATGGTTAGGCCTAAAAGAATGAGAAGAGTGGTTACATGCCACAGACATGAGTTGAAAAAAAATCTAAATCCCATCGAACTGTCTGTAGATGAGTTTGAAGCAATCAGATTTAAAGATTATCATGATATAAAGCAAACGGAATCTGCGGAGTTCATGGGAATTTCACAATCAACATTTCACAGGATTCTGAATTCTGCAAGAAATAAGCTCGCTACCTCTCTAATTGAAGGCCGGCCAATAGTTATTGTCAAAGGTGATACAATGATTGATCCAAATAAATATTTATGCGAAGATTGTGGTTTTCAATGGTCAAATCCAGAAAAAGAATATGAAGAATGCCCTGACTGCAAATCAACAAACATTCGCAAATTAAACGCAAACAATAGAAGAAATCAAATGTCAAATGACGCATGCAGTTGCCCTAATTGCGGTTACAGTGAACCAAAAATTAGAGGAGTTCCATGCAGAACCAAAACATGTCCTGAATGCGGTTCAGCACTTCAGGGAAGAGGATTATGCAATATTTAAATGGGAGATGATTCAAATGGCTGATAATTTAGAATATGTCTGTAAAGAATGCGGTTTCAATTGGATAACATTAAACGGTGAACATGAAATGTGTCCAAAATGCCACAGCACAACCATCGAATATATTGGTGAAGTAAAAGATTTGGATATCGATTCAATATTAAACCACAACAAAAGAATGGGGGGATGCTGCGGATCTGCCCGTGGAAGAGGACCATTAACCTGTGGAAAACCATACCCTGACCATCATGACCCGAATATCCCACACGACCCGGAAAAATGCTGCGGACATAGGGTATGCTAAAAAACATACTCCATTTTAATTATTATTAGAGGTTGAAAAAATGGCTGACATTACAATAGACACCAACAAATGTGATAATTGTGGAGATTGCACAGACGTCTGCCCTATGGAAGTCCTGATTCTTAAAGATGGCAAATTGACCATCAATGAACCTGATGAATGCAGCTACTGCGAAACCTGTGTGGATCTTTGTCCTAACGAATGCATCACAATTGATTGAACATTAAATCAATTCTTTTTTTATCAATTTTTTAATAATTAAACATTTACTAATCATTCATTAGCTTTTTATAATATGTGTTTGCTTGGTATAATGCTCCTACAGGATTGTGTGCGAGCACTTTGTCTTTCGTTACAAGTGTTGTGCACAGAGCATCTGAATATTTATAAAATAGACTGTCATGTCCTACACATAAACCTATTATCACATTAAGATCTGTTTTTTCCTTGTTCAGTATTTTGGCCTGAAGTATTGGGTTGCACATTACATTTCCAGTCACGGCTGTTTTTTCTTCATCAAGACCCGTTATCTCTGTTTTTTTCATTGCTCCCACTTTACATGCTGCAGAATACACTTCAAAGTCGTGTTTTTCCAGGATTTTTGCAAAAGTTCTGCTTTCTTCCATTAGCCCCACACATGCAACTACTCCTATTTTATTCATTTTTAGTCTTTTGGCAAATTCCATGATTTCTTCCACTCTTGTGTATTTGCAGTAGAATTCATCTTCTATTTCTGCTGATATCCGTGATATTTCTTTGTTGTTGTCTTCATTGTACAATTTTTCAACTTCTAGTATTTCATCACTTGTCAATTCTTTTGTTGGACAGAATTTAGGGTATTCCTTGTCTTGGTGTTTGCAGTTTATAATTCTGCAATCGGCACATGAGTAGTCTTTCATACTATTTTCCTCGAGGATTATTTTTTCTTATTTTATTACTTTCTTATTTTTCCTAAATATTTTTAGCGAAAAAAATTAAAATAATCTAATGCATCAATATTTAGCTTCAGAAACTTCTTTTTACCTCATCATTATTAATGTTATTTTGGTGTATTTTAATGAAAACTATTTGAAAGTAGTGCATTATATAAATTATCATGGAATTAATTGAATTGCGGGATGAAGATCTATCTAAATTTAAAAGTTTGCTGCAGGAATCATTCCAATATGGTTATGAAAATATTTATGGTAAATGTGAAGAGTTGATCTTACCTGAAAAAGACATTGATGAATGCTTGAAAAAAGAAAACAGTCATGCTTATGTAATGAAAGATAATAATACCATTTTAAGTGGAGTAATTGTTGAAATAAATGAAAAAACCCAACACAACCACTTGGATTTCTTATTCGTAAGCACATCCAGTCAAAACAAAGGCATCGGACAAAAGATATGGGAAGAAATAGAAACTTTATATCCAAATACAAAAATATGGGAAACCTGCACCCCATACTTTGACAAAAGAAATATCCATTTTTACGTAAACAAATTAGGGTTCCATATAGTGGAATTCTTAAATGAAAAGAATCCTGAACCTGATTGGGATAAAGACCATCCAATGAGGGATGAGGAAATGTTTAGATTTGAAAAGATAATGAACTAATACATTACATTCATTATGCTTCTATTAAGTTGCTCCTGTTTCCAATAGTTAATAGGATTGAGTGTGATGTTTGTTGGAAAACCTCTAGTAGAAAATTTATATGCTGTTGAGTCAAATATTATACTGTAAGAGCTAAAAGTAGTAAATATTTTGTATAGTATACGGGCAAAATCCATTTTATGAAGTTTTTTAGGATTATAAAACAATATTATTATTTTATTTTATATTTAACTAATTTTAATGGTGTGGGTAATTAAATGGAAGATTATTTAATAGAAACTCCAAGCATTGATTATATGAATTTTCATATCCAAGAAAGGGTTCGGGAATTAAAGAATCAATCAGAGGATAATTTGGATTATATCAAAAGGAGTTACATCTTTGTTAGGGATGAAATTCTTCACTCGTGGGATATTGAAACAAATATAGTTTCAAGAACTGCCAGTGATGTGCTTAAAAATAAAACTGGAATCTGCTGGACAAAATCATGTCTTCTTGCAGCACTTTTAAGAGCAGATGGAATTCCGTCAGGCATCAGTTATCAGCTTCTTACAAGAGCAGATGATGCAAGTGAAGGTTATATGATTCATGCTTTAAATACGGTGTATATAAAAGATTTAAATAAATGGATCAGACTTGATGCTCGAGGAAATAAGGAAAATATTAATTCATACTTCAGTTTGGATGAGGAACACTTGGCTTATAAAATCCGAAGTGAACTGGGTGAAATTGACTATCATGATAATCATGCAGATTTGGATGAGAGATTGGTTAATATTCTGATGCAAAGTGAGAGTATACAGGAAATTACAACAGACTTTGAGTTTTAGTAAAATTCACATCAATAAAGTTAATATTAAGCAAAAAAATAGATTTTTTTAAAATTGAATAAGGATAAATTTGTTAAACAAATTTTGACACATCCTCATTCAATATGCATATCTATTGGTTGACATTGCGCCGCCAAAACATCCTAAGATGTTATATGGTATTATGAACGTCAAACTATATAAAAGTTTCATTCATTACTAATTTCCAAATTAAGGCAATATTCTATTCTAAAAACAATTTTATATTCTAAAAACAATCTTTATTTTTAAAAATAAGAAATTATAAATAATTTTAAAACAAAATATTCAATTCTAAAACACTAATACAATAATGCATATTAATGGTGTTTTTATGAACTGGAAAGAGAATTCAATTAAAAACACTCCAATCAAATTTGGAGGAATAGACATTCTTGCTGTTGAAAATATGGTGCTTGCTATCTCTTATTTATTCCTAGCAAGTTACTATGTATTGTTGGCCATTAACTTGTTAATGTAAAACAATCTATGATGTCGAATTGGAAGCCTAGTTGGATTTCATCCGAAATTTTCCTTTTCTACACATAGTTCAAAAAAGCATTATTATTTCCACTTTAAAGACACCAAAATATTATTGATAAGATTTATATGGGTCGATATTAAATATTATAATGTAAAAGCTAAAAGTACGTTATATTTTGTATAGTATACGGGCAACAATCATAAAATATTTATATTACTTGTGTAGGAAGTTTGTTATCTTTTGTTTTCCTTACTCTAGACCTCATGTAAATGTATTTGAATCTTTCAAGCTGTGTCAGCTCATCAATACCAATGAATTGATATTCAGAACCTTGATATGTATCGAGGTCATTGTTGTTACTCAAATATCCGAAGGTTAGTGAATTTCCATTGGGAAATGTCCATGAATGTTCTGTTTCATCCCACTTTGGTTTGATGCTTGCATTATTTTGAATTTCCTTTCGATTTAACCACTGACTTGCTTTATGAATTAAAGCTCCTTTACGCTTCAAGTCAGATAAAGTACATCTCAGGATGAGGGCATGATATTCATTATCATCATCCTGAACATAAAACAATGCCCCTCATCAATAAACTTCTTGATTTGGAACCGCCTGGCACCACCTATAAGGACTTCCTTTTCTCTAGCCAGTATCATTTTGGCCTGCTTTGAAAATGGAGAGAATGGAATATATGGATTAGTTCAAGGCAATGTATAGTGGAAGAATAATGTCGAATAATGTAAGATACCTCATATCAGGATTTACAAAAAATCAGTGGATATATCCGGTTGATGAAATATGCGCCCATCAATATCCGATAGCTCACTTGCTTTAAGGTTTGAATTTTATCATTGGGAACAATAATCTTTTATTCGATGTGCAACATATTATATACTGGAAAAGTGTTGTTAGAGAATTAACATGAGATTATTCATTGACCATATAAAAGAATCGATAGATTATACATTAAGCGATAAGACAGGAATCATAATAGTCAGTAGTTTAGTAAGTATTGCCTGTTTTATTAACAAAAATAGTTTATCTGACCCGATTTTAAAGGTAATAAATGTATTTCTACTTATTGTTGTAGGATATGGGTCATATGTATCATGGTATGCCCTTAAGGGTAGGGATGAACATCCTCGCTTTAAGAATAATATGAAAAGGCTTGTTTGGGAGGGCTTTAAGAAATCAGTCATTGTATTCATCTATTCAGGATTCTTATATGCGTTGATTCGTTTAGCAAAACTGAGTTATGCTGATGGAAACCTGATATTTACGGTATGTTTTGTTATTTTGTTTATATTACTATA is drawn from uncultured Methanobrevibacter sp. and contains these coding sequences:
- a CDS encoding PIN domain-containing protein, with amino-acid sequence MKILLDSSFIIAIFRKNDPLHQRAIKNKEILDNDCYISNGIVSEVITILGQKTKDIALVRLAYNYMKDNFTIINESDINMYNDNVFAIFEKYNKNKFKLGFIDCSEVVIYEYYKLDYVASFDGEFKLFDEIKLMDLK
- a CDS encoding flavin reductase family protein, coding for MKELGARAFFYGHPAPVFMVATYNDDETVNVMNLHEVARTNAGDLALCIGPGKKTHENIEKRKALTLTLVSKDMVKEVDYFGLVSGHRVPDKFEKTGLKAQRSSNVNAPVIEGSPLVIECELIEFVETDNFTTVLARIVNLLADESILNEKGKIDSTKINMVFYDSFSNSYFTLGEKVGDAFKDGKHFI
- a CDS encoding DUF134 domain-containing protein yields the protein MVRPKRMRRVVTCHRHELKKNLNPIELSVDEFEAIRFKDYHDIKQTESAEFMGISQSTFHRILNSARNKLATSLIEGRPIVIVKGDTMIDPNKYLCEDCGFQWSNPEKEYEECPDCKSTNIRKLNANNRRNQMSNDACSCPNCGYSEPKIRGVPCRTKTCPECGSALQGRGLCNI
- a CDS encoding DNA-binding protein gives rise to the protein MADNLEYVCKECGFNWITLNGEHEMCPKCHSTTIEYIGEVKDLDIDSILNHNKRMGGCCGSARGRGPLTCGKPYPDHHDPNIPHDPEKCCGHRVC
- a CDS encoding 4Fe-4S binding protein, whose translation is MADITIDTNKCDNCGDCTDVCPMEVLILKDGKLTINEPDECSYCETCVDLCPNECITID
- a CDS encoding DUF1847 domain-containing protein, whose amino-acid sequence is MKDYSCADCRIINCKHQDKEYPKFCPTKELTSDEILEVEKLYNEDNNKEISRISAEIEDEFYCKYTRVEEIMEFAKRLKMNKIGVVACVGLMEESRTFAKILEKHDFEVYSAACKVGAMKKTEITGLDEEKTAVTGNVMCNPILQAKILNKEKTDLNVIIGLCVGHDSLFYKYSDALCTTLVTKDKVLAHNPVGALYQANTYYKKLMND
- a CDS encoding GNAT family N-acetyltransferase, whose translation is MELIELRDEDLSKFKSLLQESFQYGYENIYGKCEELILPEKDIDECLKKENSHAYVMKDNNTILSGVIVEINEKTQHNHLDFLFVSTSSQNKGIGQKIWEEIETLYPNTKIWETCTPYFDKRNIHFYVNKLGFHIVEFLNEKNPEPDWDKDHPMRDEEMFRFEKIMN
- a CDS encoding transglutaminase family protein codes for the protein MEDYLIETPSIDYMNFHIQERVRELKNQSEDNLDYIKRSYIFVRDEILHSWDIETNIVSRTASDVLKNKTGICWTKSCLLAALLRADGIPSGISYQLLTRADDASEGYMIHALNTVYIKDLNKWIRLDARGNKENINSYFSLDEEHLAYKIRSELGEIDYHDNHADLDERLVNILMQSESIQEITTDFEF
- a CDS encoding terminase large subunit domain-containing protein; the protein is MFYVQDDDNEYHALILRCTLSDLKRKGALIHKASQWLNRKEIQNNASIKPKWDETEHSWTFPNGNSLTFGYLSNNNDLDTYQGSEYQFIGIDELTQLERFKYIYMRSRVRKTKDNKLPTQVI
- a CDS encoding DUF4013 domain-containing protein — its product is MRLFIDHIKESIDYTLSDKTGIIIVSSLVSIACFINKNSLSDPILKVINVFLLIVVGYGSYVSWYALKGRDEHPRFKNNMKRLVWEGFKKSVIVFIYSGFLYALIRLAKLSYADGNLIFTVCFVILFILLYLCLIAGLLNRYLHNGKFIEAFHLREIINLIKIFDTRYFIKVIIAVIISQAFAASVVIPFSKGLTLLDIIYSIATFFLAPFLYISSKRLIALNVYDLLEKQD